The following coding sequences are from one Bacillus sp. PK3_68 window:
- a CDS encoding long-chain fatty acid--CoA ligase: MQEVQQQPWHKYYQDDIFQLSLPEVSLYSLLADSAERYSEQTAITYNGETIDYRELKNRVDRLAGSWKAMNFQKGERIGLMMSNHPDYIISYYAAQALGLIVVQINPAYTTRELLQILDDANVSYVIVDNRSFGTIEEIKEIYKIREVMGSQLSEIKNGSLWHLEDLINVGSPLQTPVIVDPKEDVAVIQYTGGTTGKIKGAMLTHYNLTTNVYQSFTMYRQRIELGQETVLAATPLYHVYGMTSAMNLGLYIGANILLIKKFNTEEVLEKIKQYKPTMFPGVPKMYISFANHPRAHEYGLDSLKVCSSGSAPLPIEVIKRFEKISKSKILEGFGMSETSPTTHRTPIHGERKAGSIGIPVPGTDCLIIDRNNNVLGTSYVGELLIKGPQVMKGYWNNEAETKQALQNGWLYTGDLATMDEDGYFYIVGRKKEMIIFGGFNIYPQEIEGVLFEHEAVKEAAVVGLPHEIHGEIIKAYIVPKEGKEVDSEELRNYCYTKLTPYKVPKEIEVRESLPRNGVGKLLKRLLVKEEMERREQKHDKPVN; the protein is encoded by the coding sequence TTGCAGGAAGTTCAACAGCAGCCATGGCACAAATATTATCAGGATGACATCTTTCAGTTATCACTGCCCGAGGTTTCTCTTTATTCCCTGCTGGCAGACTCCGCTGAGAGATATAGTGAACAAACAGCCATAACCTATAACGGCGAGACAATCGATTATCGTGAATTGAAAAATAGAGTGGACCGGCTCGCTGGCAGCTGGAAAGCCATGAATTTTCAAAAGGGAGAACGTATCGGGCTCATGATGAGCAACCATCCCGATTACATTATCTCTTATTATGCTGCCCAGGCACTCGGACTGATTGTTGTACAGATTAACCCGGCATATACAACCAGAGAGTTGCTGCAAATTTTGGATGATGCCAATGTCTCTTACGTGATAGTGGACAACCGTTCCTTTGGCACGATAGAGGAGATAAAAGAGATTTATAAGATTAGAGAAGTGATGGGTTCACAACTGAGTGAAATAAAAAACGGTTCTCTATGGCATCTAGAAGACTTGATTAACGTGGGCTCCCCACTTCAAACTCCGGTTATCGTGGATCCAAAAGAAGACGTAGCGGTGATTCAGTATACCGGCGGCACGACAGGAAAAATAAAAGGAGCGATGCTGACGCATTATAACTTAACCACAAATGTTTATCAAAGTTTCACCATGTACCGGCAGAGAATTGAGCTAGGGCAAGAGACCGTCTTAGCTGCGACGCCTTTATATCACGTATACGGCATGACGAGTGCAATGAATCTTGGGCTGTACATTGGGGCTAATATTTTACTGATTAAAAAATTTAATACAGAGGAAGTGCTGGAAAAAATTAAACAGTATAAGCCGACGATGTTCCCAGGTGTGCCGAAAATGTATATTTCATTCGCTAATCATCCACGAGCTCATGAGTATGGGCTAGATTCCTTAAAGGTTTGTTCATCCGGTTCGGCCCCTCTTCCGATAGAGGTGATTAAAAGGTTTGAGAAAATTTCAAAGTCAAAAATTTTAGAGGGCTTTGGGATGTCCGAAACATCACCAACGACACACCGCACACCAATCCATGGAGAGAGAAAAGCAGGAAGTATCGGCATTCCGGTACCAGGTACAGATTGCCTGATTATCGACCGTAACAATAATGTCCTCGGAACGAGCTATGTGGGTGAATTGCTCATTAAAGGACCTCAGGTGATGAAAGGGTACTGGAACAATGAAGCAGAAACGAAACAAGCACTGCAAAACGGTTGGCTATACACTGGCGATCTCGCCACGATGGATGAAGACGGTTACTTTTATATCGTGGGCCGAAAAAAAGAAATGATTATTTTCGGGGGATTCAATATTTATCCACAGGAAATTGAAGGGGTGTTATTTGAGCACGAGGCTGTGAAAGAAGCAGCGGTCGTGGGATTGCCTCATGAGATACACGGTGAAATCATTAAAGCCTACATTGTTCCAAAAGAAGGCAAAGAGGTAGACAGTGAGGAACTACGAAACTATTGTTACACAAAACTGACCCCTTACAAGGTGCCGAAAGAAATAGAAGTGAGAGAAAGTTTGCCGAGAAACGGCGTGGGAAAGCTGCTCAAGAGATTGTTAGTGAAAGAGGAAATGGAAAGAAGGGAGCAAAAACATGACAAGCCAGTCAATTAA
- a CDS encoding 3-hydroxyacyl-CoA dehydrogenase family protein, giving the protein MTSQSIKQVAVIGSGAMGSQIAMVCALAGYPVILHDIQQESLEKAKRSLEEQMEKRVKKGRFTEEEAKKAFARLMFTTALEQLKEADMVIEAIVEKLEAKKELFAKLEDIVQPHTILATNSSTIVSSKIAEAVSRPENVCNIHFFNPALVMELVEVVKGPHTSEETAEISMAFIRSIHKTPVLLKKEISGFIANRLLGKLVDEALFLLENGYATHEEIDLVCTKALNHPIGPFSLMDLTGLDVNYFVRMQRFQESGDERDRPSKIVQEKVEKGELGRKAGKGFYEYNEQGQKVGVTT; this is encoded by the coding sequence ATGACAAGCCAGTCAATTAAACAAGTAGCGGTCATTGGTTCCGGAGCAATGGGCTCGCAGATTGCGATGGTTTGCGCACTAGCCGGCTATCCCGTTATTTTACATGATATTCAGCAGGAAAGCCTGGAGAAAGCAAAGCGATCTTTAGAGGAACAAATGGAGAAGCGGGTGAAGAAGGGCCGTTTCACTGAAGAAGAAGCGAAGAAGGCCTTTGCCAGACTTATGTTTACAACGGCCCTGGAGCAGCTGAAGGAAGCGGACATGGTGATTGAAGCCATTGTGGAGAAACTAGAGGCCAAAAAAGAGCTGTTTGCTAAACTGGAAGACATTGTCCAGCCACACACCATTTTAGCAACGAATAGTTCAACCATCGTCAGTTCAAAAATAGCGGAGGCGGTCAGCCGGCCAGAAAATGTTTGCAATATTCACTTTTTTAATCCGGCGCTTGTAATGGAGCTCGTGGAAGTGGTCAAAGGGCCTCATACATCAGAGGAAACAGCTGAAATCAGCATGGCGTTCATCCGTTCCATTCATAAAACGCCGGTTTTGTTAAAAAAGGAGATTTCAGGTTTCATTGCAAACCGCCTGCTCGGAAAATTAGTAGATGAAGCACTTTTCCTGTTAGAGAACGGCTATGCCACACATGAAGAGATTGATTTGGTCTGCACAAAAGCGTTAAATCATCCGATCGGTCCGTTTTCACTCATGGATTTGACAGGCTTGGATGTAAATTATTTTGTTCGCATGCAGCGCTTTCAAGAAAGCGGTGATGAAAGAGACAGACCATCTAAAATTGTCCAGGAAAAAGTCGAAAAAGGAGAGCTCGGCAGAAAAGCAGGCAAAGGTTTTTATGAATACAATGAGCAAGGCCAAAAAGTGGGGGTGACAACATGA
- a CDS encoding electron transfer flavoprotein subunit beta/FixA family protein, with protein sequence MNIYVLLKRTFDTEEKISVANGRIQEEGAEFIINPYDEYAVEEAIQIRDEKGGEVTAVSVGSEEAEKQLRTALAMGADKAVLINTEDDVENGDQYTTAKILAEFLKDKEADLIIAGNVAIDGGSGQVGPRVADQLGIPYVTTITDIKIEGESVHIVRDVEGDSEKIETSLPLLVTAQQGLNDSRYPSLPGIMKAKKKPLEELELDDLELDEDDVEAKTETIDVFLPPKKEEGRVLEGDVSDQVKELVSLLHNEAKVI encoded by the coding sequence ATGAACATTTATGTACTGCTAAAAAGAACGTTTGATACAGAAGAAAAAATCAGCGTGGCAAATGGCCGAATTCAGGAGGAAGGCGCTGAATTTATTATCAATCCATACGATGAATATGCCGTGGAGGAAGCGATTCAAATCCGTGATGAGAAAGGCGGTGAGGTAACGGCTGTTTCCGTTGGCAGCGAAGAAGCGGAGAAGCAGCTCCGTACGGCGCTCGCCATGGGAGCTGATAAAGCCGTGCTCATCAATACAGAAGACGATGTCGAAAACGGTGATCAATACACAACGGCTAAGATTCTTGCTGAGTTTTTAAAAGACAAGGAAGCAGACTTAATTATCGCTGGAAATGTCGCCATTGACGGCGGAAGCGGACAGGTTGGCCCGCGCGTAGCCGATCAGCTCGGCATCCCGTATGTAACAACAATTACGGATATTAAAATCGAAGGTGAAAGCGTTCACATTGTGCGAGATGTAGAAGGGGACTCGGAAAAAATCGAGACTTCATTGCCGCTGCTTGTCACAGCTCAGCAAGGTTTAAATGATTCGCGCTATCCTTCTTTGCCGGGCATCATGAAAGCGAAGAAGAAGCCGCTTGAAGAGTTAGAGCTGGATGATTTAGAGCTTGATGAAGACGACGTAGAAGCAAAGACCGAAACAATCGATGTGTTCCTGCCGCCAAAGAAGGAAGAGGGCCGCGTTTTAGAAGGCGATGTAAGCGACCAGGTAAAAGAGCTTGTGAGCTTACTGCATAACGAAGCAAAGGTTATCTAA
- a CDS encoding electron transfer flavoprotein subunit alpha/FixB family protein produces the protein MSKKVLVLGEARDGALRNVSFEAMAAGKKVAQGGEVVGVLVGESISGLAEQLIHYGADRVAVVEHEKLAQYTSDGYSQALLAVVDRENPDAIIFCHTALGKDLSPKIASRLQAGLISDATALEEEDGEVIFTRPIYSGKAFEKKKVSEGLLLASVRPNNIVPLEKDESRRGDVYSVNTDIKDIRTIIQEVVRKTAEGVDLSEAKVIVAGGRGVKSADGFKPLQELAAALGGAVGASRGACDADYCDYSLQIGQTGKVVTPDLYIACGISGAIQHLAGMSNSKIIVAINKDPEASIFGVADYGIVGDLFEVVPMLTEEFEKLKATV, from the coding sequence ATGTCAAAAAAAGTATTAGTATTGGGAGAAGCACGTGATGGGGCACTAAGAAATGTTTCGTTTGAAGCGATGGCAGCTGGCAAAAAAGTCGCCCAGGGCGGAGAAGTAGTAGGGGTGCTGGTTGGCGAATCTATCAGCGGCCTAGCCGAGCAGCTTATTCATTACGGAGCCGATCGTGTGGCGGTTGTGGAGCATGAAAAGTTAGCGCAATATACATCTGACGGTTATTCACAGGCATTGCTTGCTGTTGTAGACCGCGAAAATCCAGATGCGATTATTTTCTGCCATACAGCGCTCGGAAAGGATTTGTCTCCAAAGATCGCCTCTAGACTGCAAGCTGGGCTCATTTCGGATGCAACAGCGTTAGAAGAAGAGGACGGCGAAGTGATTTTCACTCGTCCGATTTATTCGGGAAAAGCCTTTGAAAAGAAAAAAGTGAGCGAAGGGCTTCTGCTGGCATCGGTACGTCCAAATAACATTGTGCCGCTTGAAAAAGATGAATCCCGCAGAGGTGATGTCTATTCTGTAAACACGGATATTAAAGATATTCGGACAATTATTCAGGAAGTGGTTCGCAAAACAGCGGAAGGCGTTGATTTATCAGAGGCGAAAGTGATTGTTGCAGGCGGCCGTGGTGTGAAAAGTGCAGATGGCTTTAAGCCGCTGCAAGAGCTCGCTGCCGCACTTGGCGGCGCAGTCGGCGCTTCCCGCGGAGCGTGTGATGCAGACTACTGCGACTACTCGCTGCAAATTGGCCAGACAGGGAAAGTCGTCACACCAGACTTATATATTGCCTGTGGAATTTCGGGAGCGATTCAGCATTTAGCCGGTATGTCTAACTCTAAAATTATTGTGGCCATCAATAAAGATCCGGAAGCGAGTATTTTCGGCGTAGCGGATTATGGGATTGTCGGCGACTTGTTTGAAGTCGTGCCGATGCTGACAGAGGAATTTGAGAAGCTGAAGGCGACGGTTTAA
- a CDS encoding acyl-CoA dehydrogenase family protein: MNFEFDEDIQFLKRNVRDFIQNEVETVAMQIEETDEIPKRIVDMSKALGLFGLSIPEKYGGLGIGMVGKCALYEEIGATHNGYTTLIGAHTGIGTVGIVEMGSEEQKKKYLPDMAAGHRIGAFALTEPAAGSNATNLKTTAVKKGDKYILNGTKHYITNATEADIFTVMAVTDPSKGAKGIISFIVEKDFPGFHVGAVEPKMGLRGSHSAEIILEDCEVPAENVLSEEGQGYVNALKILANGRAGLAARNLGSSQKLLDLSVSYAKERFQFGVPIIEHQAVAHMLSEMAVDIEALRSFTYRVAWMVDERKKIIKEAAMLKLFGSEVYNRVADKAVQVHGGIGYISDYPIERFYRDARITRIYEGTSEIQKNIIAGQLNKEYS; encoded by the coding sequence ATGAACTTTGAATTTGACGAAGATATTCAATTTCTAAAGAGAAACGTGCGCGATTTTATTCAAAATGAAGTAGAAACAGTGGCTATGCAAATAGAAGAAACGGATGAAATTCCAAAGCGCATTGTGGACATGTCCAAAGCGCTTGGCTTGTTCGGGTTAAGCATTCCAGAGAAGTATGGAGGCCTCGGCATCGGAATGGTTGGCAAGTGTGCTCTTTATGAGGAGATCGGAGCGACACATAACGGCTATACAACGTTAATTGGAGCGCATACCGGCATTGGCACGGTGGGAATCGTGGAGATGGGCAGCGAAGAACAAAAGAAAAAATATTTGCCGGATATGGCTGCAGGCCATCGTATCGGAGCCTTTGCCCTGACGGAGCCTGCTGCCGGATCGAATGCAACAAATTTAAAAACCACTGCGGTCAAAAAAGGGGATAAATATATACTAAACGGCACGAAGCATTACATAACCAATGCCACAGAAGCAGATATTTTTACAGTGATGGCGGTGACTGATCCATCCAAAGGGGCAAAAGGCATTATTTCTTTTATTGTAGAAAAAGACTTTCCAGGATTTCACGTGGGGGCTGTGGAGCCAAAAATGGGTCTGCGCGGTTCTCACTCTGCCGAAATTATTCTCGAAGACTGCGAGGTGCCGGCAGAAAATGTGCTGAGCGAAGAAGGGCAAGGCTATGTCAATGCTTTGAAGATTCTCGCAAACGGGCGAGCTGGTTTAGCCGCTAGAAACCTCGGTTCCAGTCAGAAGCTGCTCGATTTGTCCGTCAGCTATGCGAAAGAGCGGTTTCAATTCGGCGTTCCAATTATCGAACACCAGGCAGTAGCTCATATGCTGTCTGAAATGGCAGTAGACATTGAAGCCCTGCGGTCATTTACCTACCGTGTTGCTTGGATGGTGGATGAGCGGAAGAAGATTATTAAGGAAGCAGCGATGCTGAAGTTGTTCGGTTCTGAAGTGTATAACCGTGTAGCGGATAAAGCCGTACAGGTACACGGAGGCATTGGCTATATTTCCGATTATCCCATTGAGCGTTTTTATCGGGATGCCCGCATTACTCGCATTTATGAAGGGACCTCAGAAATCCAGAAAAACATTATTGCTGGGCAATTGAATAAAGAATACAGCTGA
- a CDS encoding thiolase family protein, whose translation METKRIVIAEGVRTPIGRYGGSLKEVNSGFLGAHVIKKVLERANMPADQVSEVILGEVRQSTESSNVARVAALRAGIPVEAPAFTINRLCASGMQAIASGVQQIQSGQANIVVAGGTESMSCSPIYLRGARFDGDKTYLVDSNLEAGQQPKEMYGDQLGMGITAENVAEKYNISRADQDRFAFESQCRAATAMKQGIFKEEIVPFHVTTKKKTILFNQDEHPRPETTMEKLATLKPVFKEGGSVTAGNACGRNDGSAALLLLSEEEAENRQLQPKAAIVDWTAVGVAPEIMGIGPVPAIKRLLDRTGMSIDDIDLFEINEAFASQALAVQRELGISFDKLNVNGGAIALGHPVGATGARLVVTLMHELGRRGGRYGIASLCVGGGQGMAIMIENIRRQEKEYGSSQKG comes from the coding sequence ATGGAGACGAAGAGGATCGTTATTGCAGAAGGTGTTCGCACACCAATCGGCCGGTACGGCGGTTCCCTAAAAGAGGTCAACTCTGGTTTTCTAGGCGCTCATGTGATCAAAAAAGTTCTCGAGAGAGCAAACATGCCGGCAGACCAGGTAAGCGAAGTAATATTAGGTGAAGTAAGGCAGTCCACCGAATCTTCTAACGTCGCCCGTGTGGCTGCGCTGCGAGCCGGTATTCCGGTGGAAGCTCCTGCTTTTACCATCAACCGTTTGTGTGCATCTGGCATGCAGGCGATTGCCTCCGGGGTGCAGCAAATCCAATCGGGACAGGCGAACATTGTAGTGGCTGGCGGAACAGAGAGCATGAGCTGTTCGCCAATCTACTTGCGAGGAGCGCGTTTTGACGGAGACAAGACCTATCTCGTTGATTCTAATCTAGAAGCGGGCCAGCAGCCGAAAGAAATGTATGGAGATCAGCTGGGAATGGGCATAACAGCAGAAAATGTAGCGGAAAAATACAATATTTCCCGAGCTGATCAGGACCGTTTTGCTTTTGAAAGCCAGTGCCGAGCAGCTACAGCGATGAAACAAGGAATCTTTAAAGAGGAAATAGTCCCATTCCACGTCACTACGAAGAAGAAAACCATACTCTTCAATCAAGATGAGCATCCGCGGCCCGAAACAACGATGGAAAAGCTTGCTACTCTCAAGCCTGTTTTTAAAGAAGGCGGATCGGTTACAGCTGGAAATGCATGCGGACGAAATGACGGCTCGGCTGCACTCCTTCTTTTATCAGAGGAGGAGGCTGAAAATCGGCAGTTACAGCCAAAGGCAGCGATTGTCGACTGGACGGCAGTCGGAGTAGCACCGGAAATAATGGGAATCGGGCCTGTCCCTGCCATTAAAAGATTGCTTGACCGTACCGGAATGTCAATAGACGACATTGATTTATTTGAAATCAATGAAGCATTTGCGTCACAGGCGCTAGCCGTTCAAAGAGAGTTAGGCATCAGCTTCGATAAACTGAATGTAAATGGAGGAGCCATTGCGCTTGGCCACCCTGTGGGAGCGACTGGTGCACGGCTTGTCGTCACATTGATGCACGAGCTTGGCAGAAGAGGAGGCCGATATGGGATTGCCTCATTATGTGTTGGCGGCGGACAGGGGATGGCGATCATGATTGAAAATATAAGACGGCAGGAGAAGGAATATGGAAGCAGCCAAAAAGGTTGA
- a CDS encoding PaaI family thioesterase has protein sequence MEAAKKVDHSFFFSYLGLERQEDEAGAAVLNVKLVDSHLSETGKVAGGLFYTMLDAAMGTAVSETGGAFGVTTDLHVQILRNEASRLFVCKGYCSGIEGKNASGRGEIFDESGRLVASGMAAFKLLTAEAKQS, from the coding sequence ATGGAAGCAGCCAAAAAGGTTGACCATTCTTTCTTTTTTTCCTATTTAGGCTTGGAGCGGCAGGAGGATGAAGCGGGGGCCGCTGTTCTTAATGTGAAGCTGGTTGACAGCCATTTGTCGGAAACAGGAAAAGTAGCGGGAGGCCTCTTTTACACAATGCTCGATGCTGCGATGGGAACGGCAGTGTCAGAGACAGGCGGAGCATTTGGTGTGACAACAGATTTGCATGTTCAGATTTTACGCAATGAAGCAAGCCGCTTATTTGTTTGCAAAGGCTATTGTTCTGGAATAGAAGGAAAAAACGCAAGCGGGCGGGGAGAAATCTTCGATGAGAGCGGGCGCCTTGTCGCTTCAGGCATGGCTGCCTTCAAACTGCTAACAGCAGAAGCAAAGCAATCCTAA
- a CDS encoding PaaI family thioesterase, whose amino-acid sequence MLLEDIIKEFEECPFLQHLGLDILKFEEGDVRIKLTIQEHLLNTNYTLHGGVYASVLDFIQSMYLRSVTKTRCVTTNLTIHYTAPVSAGEVFAEASIISKGYKTAFVEGILKDQEGRLLAKGTGTFKLIQPAETAEEGKKRQEDLEKGQPI is encoded by the coding sequence TTGTTGCTTGAAGATATTATAAAGGAGTTTGAGGAATGTCCTTTCTTACAGCACCTTGGATTGGATATTCTGAAATTTGAAGAAGGCGATGTAAGGATTAAGCTAACTATACAAGAGCACTTGCTGAACACAAATTATACTCTGCACGGTGGTGTATATGCGTCTGTTCTAGATTTTATTCAAAGCATGTATCTGCGCTCGGTGACAAAAACACGTTGTGTGACAACAAATTTAACGATTCACTACACAGCGCCTGTATCAGCTGGAGAAGTATTTGCTGAAGCCTCCATTATCTCTAAAGGATATAAAACGGCGTTTGTTGAGGGAATTCTAAAAGATCAAGAAGGGAGGCTGTTAGCAAAAGGAACAGGGACATTTAAACTGATCCAACCTGCTGAAACAGCTGAGGAAGGGAAGAAGCGTCAGGAGGATTTAGAGAAAGGGCAGCCTATATAA
- a CDS encoding thiolase family protein, whose translation MKRDAVIVSAVRTAIGKQGGALAKVPAHLFGAEIIKEALKRANVKAEWVEDVILGNVLSGGGNIARLTALQTGMGMELPGLTVDRQCGSGINAIILAAQAIRAGEGDVYIAGGVESMSRAPYLMDRPEVPYSATPPKFRKSQLSPIEIGNPPMGITAENLAEKYQISREEQDEFSLKSQQKMARAMEEGRFEEQIVPIHIPVRKGDPIVFKKDEHPRPQTTKEALAKLSPAFLEGGTVTAGNSSGLNDAASALVVMSREKAEQLGIQPLAVIKAHAIAGVDPNLMGIGPVPATQKVLEKNGLSIGDMDIIEINEAFAAQVIACNRELKMDPAKVNVNGGAISHGHPLGATGAILFTKAVYELKRSDKRYGLITACIGGGQGIAAIIEREE comes from the coding sequence GTGAAGAGAGACGCAGTCATCGTATCGGCGGTGCGCACGGCAATTGGAAAGCAAGGGGGAGCGCTTGCAAAAGTACCAGCCCATTTGTTTGGGGCAGAAATTATAAAAGAAGCATTAAAGCGGGCGAATGTGAAAGCAGAATGGGTGGAAGATGTCATTTTAGGAAATGTCCTAAGCGGAGGCGGCAATATCGCGAGATTGACCGCTTTACAGACTGGAATGGGCATGGAACTTCCAGGGCTCACTGTAGACCGCCAGTGCGGATCCGGTATAAATGCCATTATTCTAGCCGCTCAAGCAATAAGAGCTGGAGAGGGTGATGTGTATATTGCTGGTGGAGTAGAAAGTATGAGCAGAGCCCCCTACTTGATGGATCGACCAGAAGTACCTTACAGCGCTACCCCACCAAAATTTAGGAAATCTCAGTTATCCCCAATCGAAATTGGGAATCCTCCAATGGGAATAACCGCTGAAAACTTAGCAGAAAAATATCAAATAAGCCGGGAAGAACAAGATGAATTCTCTTTAAAAAGTCAGCAAAAAATGGCTAGAGCAATGGAAGAAGGGCGTTTTGAAGAACAGATTGTGCCGATACATATACCTGTCCGAAAAGGAGACCCCATTGTATTTAAGAAGGATGAACATCCAAGACCTCAAACAACAAAAGAAGCTTTGGCTAAACTTTCACCAGCATTCCTGGAAGGGGGGACAGTGACCGCAGGAAATAGTTCCGGATTGAATGATGCGGCGTCCGCTCTAGTTGTAATGTCAAGAGAAAAGGCAGAGCAGCTTGGCATTCAACCACTAGCGGTCATTAAAGCACACGCTATTGCTGGTGTAGACCCAAATCTAATGGGAATCGGTCCTGTTCCGGCTACACAAAAGGTTCTGGAAAAAAACGGTCTCTCTATAGGTGATATGGATATTATTGAAATTAACGAGGCATTTGCTGCACAAGTGATTGCTTGTAACAGGGAACTAAAAATGGACCCTGCTAAAGTGAACGTCAACGGCGGCGCTATTTCACATGGTCATCCACTTGGTGCTACAGGAGCCATTCTCTTTACGAAAGCTGTTTATGAACTGAAGAGATCCGATAAAAGGTATGGTCTTATTACAGCTTGTATTGGCGGAGGCCAAGGGATTGCGGCGATTATTGAAAGGGAGGAGTAA
- a CDS encoding nitronate monooxygenase family protein, giving the protein MSKVPSIFQGLRMPVIGSPLFIISNPKLVIEQCKAGIIGSMPALNARPVSQLDEWLAEITEELDSYNARNPDHPAAPFAINQNVHKTNKRLEKDMEICEKYKVPIIITSLGAREDVNDAVHSYGGVVLHDVINNTFAHKAIEKGADGLIAVAAGAGGHAGVKSPFALIQEIRQWFDGPLALAGSIASGRAILAAQVMGANFAYIGTPFIATYEANASDVYKQAILDSTSDDIVYSNLFTGVHGNYLAPSIRAAGLDVNNLPESDPSKMNFARETKPWKDIWGAGQGIGTINEITTTAAFIDKLYQEYIQTKQSLLKQMNSSDAASRLREQSY; this is encoded by the coding sequence ATGAGTAAAGTTCCGTCAATATTTCAAGGGTTACGAATGCCTGTAATTGGTTCACCACTTTTCATTATTAGTAATCCCAAATTAGTAATCGAACAATGTAAGGCCGGCATTATCGGATCAATGCCTGCGCTCAATGCTCGGCCAGTCTCGCAACTCGACGAATGGCTGGCAGAAATCACAGAGGAACTCGACTCGTACAACGCACGTAATCCAGACCATCCTGCCGCGCCATTTGCAATTAATCAGAATGTGCACAAGACTAATAAACGCCTAGAAAAGGATATGGAAATTTGTGAGAAGTATAAAGTTCCTATTATTATTACATCTTTAGGCGCACGGGAAGATGTAAATGATGCGGTACACAGTTATGGGGGAGTTGTTTTACATGATGTGATTAATAACACTTTCGCACATAAAGCAATAGAAAAGGGCGCGGATGGGTTGATTGCTGTTGCTGCAGGGGCAGGAGGGCATGCTGGTGTAAAAAGTCCTTTTGCATTAATTCAGGAAATTAGACAGTGGTTCGATGGTCCACTTGCTTTAGCAGGTTCCATTGCAAGCGGAAGAGCGATACTTGCTGCTCAAGTAATGGGGGCGAACTTTGCTTATATTGGAACACCTTTTATTGCCACTTACGAAGCCAATGCTTCTGATGTATATAAGCAAGCCATTTTGGATAGTACGTCTGACGACATTGTGTATAGTAATCTCTTTACAGGTGTACATGGGAATTATCTGGCCCCGTCCATTCGTGCTGCCGGTTTGGATGTTAATAATCTTCCTGAAAGTGATCCTTCTAAGATGAATTTTGCTAGAGAGACAAAACCGTGGAAAGATATCTGGGGAGCTGGTCAAGGCATTGGGACCATTAATGAGATCACAACTACAGCGGCATTTATAGACAAGCTCTATCAAGAGTATATTCAAACAAAGCAAAGTTTACTGAAACAAATGAATTCTTCTGATGCTGCAAGCAGGTTGAGGGAGCAAAGTTATTAA
- a CDS encoding enoyl-CoA hydratase/isomerase family protein, translating to MEHIIVDTQNGVRTLTLNRPERLNAVNDKLSMEIIETIEEASADDEVRVLVITGSGRGFCAGLDLSDYSKRNPSTYSRHKKLDDLGWVGHQALGIVHCDKPVIAAINGIAAGAGLALALACDMRFMSAGASVTTGYIRRGLSPDAGMTYFLPRLVGQAKAAELIYTGRDIYPEEAEQIGLINGIFPDIEFQDRVMNFARKLAAGPPVAMTLSKRMLAVSPDTDLTTILKQEYASIKICFETKDVQEGVRAFTEKRKPVFRGE from the coding sequence ATGGAGCATATTATCGTGGATACACAAAATGGGGTTCGCACACTGACCTTAAACAGACCTGAGCGTCTCAATGCCGTAAATGATAAGCTTAGTATGGAGATAATCGAGACTATTGAGGAGGCTTCAGCTGATGATGAAGTCCGTGTCCTTGTAATAACCGGGAGTGGACGAGGCTTTTGTGCAGGCCTTGACCTGTCTGATTATTCAAAGAGAAATCCATCCACTTATTCCCGTCATAAAAAATTAGATGACTTGGGTTGGGTTGGTCATCAAGCATTAGGCATTGTTCATTGTGATAAACCGGTTATCGCCGCGATCAATGGTATAGCTGCTGGTGCAGGACTCGCCCTGGCTCTGGCCTGCGACATGCGCTTTATGTCTGCTGGAGCAAGTGTAACAACCGGATACATTCGTCGTGGTCTAAGCCCCGATGCGGGAATGACCTATTTTTTACCGCGTTTAGTGGGACAGGCCAAAGCAGCCGAATTGATCTATACAGGTCGAGACATCTATCCTGAAGAAGCCGAGCAGATCGGTTTGATTAATGGGATATTCCCTGATATAGAATTTCAGGATCGGGTTATGAATTTTGCTAGGAAACTAGCGGCAGGACCACCGGTTGCGATGACGTTATCCAAAAGAATGCTTGCCGTAAGCCCTGACACGGATCTTACGACCATTCTAAAACAAGAGTACGCCTCTATCAAAATTTGTTTTGAGACCAAAGATGTACAGGAAGGAGTTCGAGCCTTTACCGAGAAAAGGAAACCTGTATTCCGGGGTGAGTAA